DNA sequence from the Daphnia pulex isolate KAP4 chromosome 8, ASM2113471v1 genome:
CACGGAGTAATAGGGTGATATGGTCGTCTCACAATCGCATTTCTGGTGTAAGCAGCTAAACAGCAATAGCTCAGGAGCGTCGAGTaagagtagaagaagaaggcgtgTAAAAATAGATTGTGCAGACGGAATTCGGTCGACTCATCTATACGTGTGTATACTTCCCTTTCGCTCCCGCCACCCAACCACCACCCCGAACCACCCTCAAGTTCCTGTAGTGTAGTAACCTAATTCCTCCCGGCCAGTCCCTCTCCCTCGACTAAACTTAGCATCCCGTCCCAATCGGTGCCAAAGCAAACGCCAAGTCCTACACACTCCAATCCACACTGCGTATGTGTATAGGCTCTAAGCACACGGAACTGTTCTCGGCACCGAATGATGATGACCATACTTGGACACGCTTCCGTTTCCCGTATATGTAGGTTAGAAAACCCTTTCACTGGGAGGAGCATTTAGCACACAACTCTATTAAACTAAAAAGCTCGTGTTACAATTAACcgcattgtttttttttctttctttgcacTACTAAGGTAAACAGATGAggtttgaaaaaggaaacttaCTTTCAATGTCGCGAGCACTCAGATCCTGCCATCGAAGAAAGAAGGCAAAGATGATTAAAAGGCTTCGTCAAATCAAATGTGAATATGAAATTTgctttggggttttttttaaaaaaaagttgggggTAATAGTGTCTCACCATTTCTGCTGCTGGGGTTTTGTAAGGCTGAAGGAAGGAATCACAATCGAAATCCACAAAACGCGGGCACCGGAGAGACTAAGGCAATCGGGCAACATGTACCCGGCTCTTTTATACCCGCAACTAGAGGGCCTTCCAATCGATCCCGCCTCCCTCTGATCCTCCTcgtttgcttgtttttttttttcctttttttcttttttaaaaaatgtcttcttctttcgtgcagcacctccctttttttctcttctattcgTCTCTAAAAGTCGCACACTTCCTTAACTGACATTGCATATTTAGGTCAATGCTAATTtctgcttctctctctcgttctctaTCTTTACTTGTGCTATTCGTAAGTTGGCAGTACCAACTCATGTCCCGTTACTGTCCTATCAGGCACATTATACGCTCTGCATGTGTACCCGATTAATAATCGACTTGTTATCCGTACAATACCTCGATCGAATGACTCATACGAATGACCATATGGcgatgatttttatttttaagtctCCCCGTgactttattttgatttgaattcattCGGGCGGTTAGTTTAGAAATGTGGTCAGACGCAAAATATCGCGGACCGATCGACAACGTTCAAAAAAGGGtagaaaataaacaaggaaaaagaaacagaaatcgGACGCTAGacggtagagagagagaggaaaagatTGTAAGGCAAagttttcgttcgtttttttcttttccatttctttctctctctcgttcttcGCTGCGCAGGCGATTTAATTTTAGTTCCAGCTAGAGGAGTCGAATGGACAAGTTGAGCTACTGCGGAAGCTTTTTGGCAACGCCTCTGTCGGTGACGGGAGACCATATACTGGGAAACTAGGCGGCggcgggtggtggtggtggtggtggaacgTCGGGGGAGCAAGAGAGTAAACGGAGGTTTTTCTTGCTCAGCATACGGGACAAAGATAGGACCCACTACCGTCACGTTCTTGTGTATCTTCGACCCATGGTTGGACTTGTCCTTCTCTCCCCTgcttgcctctctctctctctctttcttagcTGCTCCAGTgtctagcaacaacaaaattctCTTCAACATCGGCGGCTATTTTAGCCCGCCTGTACGGAGCCGCCGCCGAACCGGACATTCACTCGTATATGTTACGCCGGTACCCACATCGGGAACCATCAGCGCGTTGGCATGCCTTCAAATCAGCATCGGGTTGAGAAACACGAACCAACCAAATCTCCTTTGAGGTTCCGAATAAGCgaattaaccaaatgatttcAGACGAcgaaattacaaatttttcctgGATTTCCAGGACAAAGTTCTGAAGTGACTCGCGGCTCTCTGGCGTTACTACGTACCGATTCATTCCAAATATAACCCTACGCGGGCAGAACAATATCCAATCACAGCCACGCATCGAGCAACCGAGCGCGGACGTTGCGGGAacgcagagaaaaaaaagtccaataGGTTTCAGAGTCGTTTCCCTGTATGGACTGAGAAGGTGGACACGTCATGTCAAGAGAGACATTCCCAGACTATTTGAGTGTTTTCAAGCCGATGGTGTGTGATGCTCTTTCAATGTGAAACTCTATAAAAGCAACACACAATGTTGGGAAGTTCGGTATTTAAATCTGTATAAAGTATAGATTATGATGACGTGGAGGAACAAATTAAATCCAAGGCTAGAACAATTAGAGAACACGTGGACAAATTAAGAATGGAAAAGGTGGGCGAACAAAGGCCGAGAAAATTTAGAGACAATATCTCCCAAAACGGATCGATTATTAAAGATTATCAGCTGAGAAGGTGAAATTTGTGAGGCGAGACAGAATCACAGACGAGAGAACAGTTTTCAGCATATAATCAGTTTCTCAAGGCAGATCCTCCAGGGCTTCCTTGACATGTTTCCAAGTTTGCAGACCCTGTAACATTCCAAAACGGAGGTGAGGCCAAATACAATACTTGTTACATTTATTTACGAGATATTTGTCCTTTTTCACGGGCTCACCCTTAAATTAAAGTACGATCTATTTTTCCAAGAATCAAAAATTCGATTGAAACATACCATTTTggacaatttcatttgaagGATGACGTAATTGGCCAACGATTCCTGAAGATTTGCGTTTTTGTGCTGGTGGAAGCGCTCCACCTCATTAACGGCTTGCTTGGAAAACTGACTGTGTAATTAAAGAAAGTGCACCGTTAGATTTTTCTAACGACTTGAAAGGAATTAAGTTACACAAGTAAAAATATGCCTACCTAAGCTGGGTAGACGCTGTTTGTACTAGTACTTGAGCTTCGTCAATATTACGCTCGATTGTTTCGATTTTTGCCTGGCGATCATCTGGTGTTTCCGTTGTTCCAGTCCATTTCCCCCAAAGCTTGGTGAGATAACCATCCTGTCCCAGCGATCTGCTTTTGTTGTACTGCTGCAAATTCAGGTGCGATTCGGCTTTCTCGACCTCAAGTTGAGCCATTTGGTGCCGGCTGCTAAGTCCTTGCAATGCATTACCAAAGAAAAGATATTCTTTCAGCTGATCTGCAACAATATCTTCCTCTTCCATGTGTGCGTCAATAGCTGCAGCGTAACAATCCATATAATGCCCAGCTTTCTGCAggaatttgatcaaaaaatttccaaattcaaatctGAAATAGTTTTAAGCATTTCAATACCTGCAAACCATCTCCCATTGTTTTCTCTAAGGCACTCCACTCACTAAAAACTCTTCCATAATTAGCATGTAGCTTGTGGATAGCAAAGAGTCGATCGGCTAGACGGACGCGAAGCCTTAACAGGTTCCCCAAACTTGACTAAAAGTAGTAAACAATCAAGTTATATTACCAACGACAGCCAACTAGCTTTTGCCCAGACACAAAACTACCTGTAGTTCTGAACTGTAATGGCGAATTTCTTCCATGTGATCATCGGGTTTTTTCAATCTCAAAGCGGTGCTGATAGATTTCAATTTGAACTCTGCTTGCTGAACATATTTCCCGCCATCTGCATTAACGTCGAGATCTGACCACTCGCGATCTGATTGAAGAAACTTGAGCAAGACTTGGTCGTGGCATAAAATGGGATGGGCGGCAACACGCAAGAGGAAGTTCTAGGTAATTGTATAATGACTCACAAATATTGTTCttgaataaaatttagatGAAATACCTCCAATCCTACTCTTCGACGATCAACAAATACAGGATCAATATTATCACTGCTTTGACTTTGGCGAGTGAATGACGCCTTTTTTTCAGGTAGAGGTGGGATAATTGCTTCAGGATACTTGTTCTCTAGTTGGAACCTCAGTAATTCGAACTCACTGTAGCGTCTCCAAACTGACCCAGTAGGGGAAAGCCCTCCTCTCCAGTTCTTATCAGTGGCCctattaaaaataaagctTTATTAGAATACTATAAAAAgagaacaattttaaaataatactttGTTTCAATGAGATAAACTGAATAGTATTCTTTCAAAGTTAGTGGACCATTAATTCGCTTTTCCGCTTCTACAATGCTTATATCCAAATGGTGAAGAAGCACATCCTAGAAAGGAAATCTTATTAATATTTGCATTTAAAGTGTTGATCCACATTTGAGACAATGATACAAATTGGGGTAATTTCCATTCCATCAAAGTAAGACAAATTCactgaaatgaatattttgatttctacCAAATGTTATAAACCtatgaaaaacgaaaacaatgTTTCAGCTTACTTCTTTTCcgatcaaaatgttttcctttttcccgttTGTTTCAGTTACCAGGTTTTTAATCTCTTTGCTATCCACTTCCTCCCAGTTATTTGAGACAATGTTAGAAGAAGACGATTGCATGACTAAAACTTTGAAATGACTTGGTGGGAATTTGAGAAGGGCACCCTTTCGTAGCTCGTAGTATTTGCTGATAAGTGATTTGCAGTTCTAGTAAAAGCGTAACTCACAAAATTCTTTGAATTGAGAATTGACAGGTGTCATTATCGTGGTCATGTGCATTCAAGGGTGGGAAGTAGGAGGGGGAGTCACATGATTCCCCATCTAGCGGCAACCTTATAAATTGTGTGTCGTTGCCTGGCAACCATATCAAAACGCGTCTCAGCTGTCAAGTGCGAAGTTAATTAAGCAATCATTGCCACATTTAACCCAGTTGTTGCATGAGCATCATATTTGGTGTTGAACATCCGTGCATTTAGCAAAGAAATGGTGAAGATTAATATTGAATATTGGTATGTTACTATGTTTTAGTTAagtagttttctttcttcacaaatatttgattattatgtTTGTACAGCGGTGGGTGAGGGTATGGTCCCCGCTACGGGGAGCTTGCTGGAATGATTCGGCAAAAAGTTCCCTCTGCGGAGATTGAAGGCCACATTGGACGAAGAAGTATTAAATATCTAACTTATATATGTTGACAAATGCaagttatttaatatttttttgaatttctacaGCTTCGTTTGAGGTGACTGTGGATGATCAATTGATCCACTCCAAACTGAGCACAAATTCCTTTCCAGATTTTGAAGAGGTTGCTAGTATTGTGCAATCAGTCGCTGAGGGATCTAAGCCTCAGCAAGTAACGAAGACCCAATCTGCTGGATGCAACATCCTGTAGACACCCTTTTACCATGGCAATGAATTTGGTTAGATTAAACATTTACTGCTCACTTATGAAATGGACTCTTTGAAGCACTTTCGTGTTGGTgtctgttgatttttcttgagCTTGTATCTGATGCTATCTGCAAATTCATGTATATGGAATAATAAACCacattcaaaatattcttataTATAATTAGAACTTCCAAGCCAAGAAGGGAATTAGCCAGTAATAATTAGTGAAGGTCAAGAAAGTTAAGCCATGTTAACAGATTACGTTCTTCTGAAAACTTAGTTGATAGGATGATAGTTATCAATTCCCAATGGTGTTCAATGGAAACCTAGATTCTATTTAAATAAGGCTACGCCGTACTGACCAGAGTGACTACCTCAACGATTTTGCAgttgagaaaagagaaaccTTAGAAATTTTATACCGCATCTAGTATCTGTAAGTCTACAACTTCGATTTGGGTGTCAAATGTCAATATCATGTGTCAATACTGTGAGAAAAAGGATACGTACATCATTTGCATGCTAAGAGCGATGAGAATCTTTTGGTATCCGGGCACGTGTAATAGTTTTGTAAAGGGTtatacttttaatttttagaaatttttcagttttgatcGATATTCTAAGAAAGCACAAACAGGTTCCATTTTATGTCgtattttatccttttttcacGTTGATAACGTTATTAGTCAATGCCATGGGACAGTCGTGTCCTGAATGATCAGATTTCCTGCTATTCagaaaaatagatttgaaaATTCCACTAAATTCGAATTTATCGACAACAGAACTGCTATGTTACAGTATTTTTAGACGAAAAAGCGTGATTCAAAACTCTCTACACGTTTCTTCCCCAGAAACTCGACGGATTTTCTTTAACCTGCAAAATGCAATCGGCCATTATAGGTCGACGAAATTTCTGGACGCACTAAGCAGTATCGCACATGGCGGGAAATCACTTGAACGCTTTCTTTCAATGTCGTCACTCGGTAAAGACTTTTTAGgttgataaaattaaaaattaatacatatCTAGTAAGAAAAACACgatgatttaatattttaatttcattaagtATTTAAAACTGTGTGTTTAGTTTCGTGTGTGACCTAGGTTCTGTTTAAAACATTGCTGTCAAGGTCGCACACGCTGCGAAACCGGAAAGCTCGTCTTCCCAACctcaaatttgtttgtgtatGATCTCCAGTCTTCCTTTTGCTAGCTCATTGCCCTCGTGCAAGTCCGATCGAAAGGTTGTCTTTCAGCAGTGTCCCTCTCACCCCCACCCCTTTTCTTCGTTTAACAGAGGTAAGAATTAACTTAATGCGATTATACTATTCAGATAGATTTGCGCCTTTATTTATGTTTGCACGTGCTTTTGATATTCGATTATAATTTACATGGCTTGTTTGCTTTTCTGTTGCTTGCAGCTTCGTTCACGCCAGCTCACATTTTGGCATGAACAATGATAATTTTAACCGATACATTCCATCGCTTCATCATGGaagtgatttatttttccctccaTTGAGTAAGATTTTTTATATTAGATTTCATTTcacattttggtttgttttatttttactgttttcttcGTTGTGATTTGCAGTGGGTTTGGAGCAAGAAGAGTTTCCTTTTACTTCTTACTACTCGTCAATTCACAACAATTCTATGagcaataataatcaaaacttGTACCGGCCTTATGACATTGAAAGTTCTCAGAGCAGTAAGATCTGTGAAGTCACAAATGGCGTCGGTGTGGTCCACAGCAGTGCGGGGTCCTTGGGCAATCGCAACGTGCTCGGGAACAGCAGCAATGCCTTCGCGGATTTTAACGAGACAACCTCTGCCTGGCCCCACTTTCCCGACCTCAGTTATTCTCACCATTCACATTTTGACAATGCCAACTACTGGCCTCAGCTCTTTCAGCACAATAGTAATATTTCAGAGCCAATAAATGTCCACAATCTGCGACATCCCTCACCACCTTCCAACGACCCTTTACTATTCTGTCTATCTGAAGATGATAGCAGCGGATCTATGTACGAAATAGATGTTGAACGTTCACAATCAACCTCTCCTGAAGTCATCCAAGCTACTCCTATACCTCCTACATTTACCAgcgatttgtttttatctcaACAAAATTACCAACAACCCGCGTCTGTCTCCAACGATAGTCATCAAAAGCGTCAACTCCCGATTCGGCCGATACCTCTACAAGCTAGCGTAGTACACCCAACTCAGAATTATCCCTTCATTTGTCCTGAATGCGGCCATTATTGTTGTTCCTCCGGTGGACTTAAACGACATTTGAAATTCTGCCATGTTGTTCGGgcaaaacttaaaaacaagAATAACGCTAATCATGCAGAAAGAACAGAAGAGTCTGAATCTACATTTCGTTATCCGTACCACGTGGATTCAAGGCCAGAcagtaagtttttcttttacaatagTTTTGTATTTATAAATCGTCATGTATTATTTTGTCTTGGTTTACTTTTCAGATAACATCGTAAGAGCTACACCACAGACAGCGACCGATGGAATTCAATGTGAACCAATGAACTTAGGCATGAATAATTTATTCACTGGAGGTCCTTCGTTAtctgaagaaaacaacaacattattcAAAGGTAGTAATTGCTTacaatagaaaataattgtttttaatcttTCTGATTGTGTACAGCCAAAGTATCTCAGCATATCCCACTGTTTCGGAAACTGCCATGCCGACTTTGGTGCCGATAGTCCTGCCAATACCAGATGTTCAAGATCCTCTAGAATTGCCTATTATGAGTGATTTCGTTGCTAGCGGACGAGATCGAAAATGTTCCGAGTGCCCGGTTATTCTGCATAGCGAAAAAGCACTAGTCGAGCATCTCCTTTCTCACAATAGTAATTACTTCACCTTTTAGtaatttttagtttaatgTTCCTTaattaagatttttatttagttcGTCAACCTTATGAGTGCGAAACTTGCGGGAGCCGATTTAGTCGCAAATTTCACAAGACTCGCCACATGAAGCAGCGAGGCTGTGATGGAACTCCCCGAAATCAGTTTAACTGCGAGGtgattttcttattaaatattatattcctcGATCCTAAATGTCGATTTGTATTATTAGTTTTGCGGACAGCATTTTTCACGGAAGGACAACATGCTTGAACACGTTAAAAGTCACAtgggccaaaagaaaaagagggtcAAGTTGTCCTGTCCTATCCCAAAATGCGAGAAAACGTTTAGTGGTAAACCCCAGTTGCAGGCTCATCTCAGCGTCCATTCTGGCTTGCGTCCTTACAATTGTAGTTTCGACGACTGTAAGAAAAACTTTCCTTCCCCTGCTGCTTTGAAGAGACATCTGCACAACCACAATCAAGAGAATCCGTTCCAATGCCCTCAGGTAAGATCaaccaaatgttaaaatttccTGTCACAATTTTAGATGATACATATTGTTGAATTTGTCTTGTAACAGTGTGACGCCCGCTTCGTAGCCATACATTCTCTTAACCGTCATATCAAAATTCACGATGACAAAGGATCCATTAAGACGTATGAAAGCCAACAAAAGCCATTGGATGATCACATCAAAGCACATCTATGTAAGCTTTATTCATTGcattaattattgaaatgATATCAATATTATTCTATGTTTCCTTAGCCGAGGAATCGTTTGAATGCGAAATCTGCTTTCGAACTTACAAGCGAATCTGGCGACTTAAAAATCACTATAGGCAAAAGCATCATGGATACCTCTATGACAAGCCGAATTCGATAGTTGCGGGTTCGTAATTTAATCTCAAGTGAAATATTATATTGTAGTTATTCTTTGATTCTCCTTTGTAGAATCAACCTTACCCAATGTGGAAGAAAATTCGCTCACTTATCCTCACGCGTGTGACAAATGTCCAAGGAAATTCGACAAGAAGCAGGCATTGCAAGCCCATTATGTGACCCACATTCAAGTGCGTCCATTCAGTTTATTAAGGGGTCTTCtcgtaaatgttttttttttctaattaggAAACTTCACTGATGTGCACCAAATGTTCTCGTGTCTACATTAGACGAGATTGTTTGTCACGTCACCTAAGATTTAAGCACCAGCTATCGTCCGAGGAGGCTTTAGAGGTAGCGTTAACACTGTTTTCgtatgtaaatttattttgaagtatGTAGGATTATCGTATTATTGGTATTCTAATAGactataaaaaatatgaaccCGAGAATATTTCAAGATGAGCCAGTCGCCAGTCTTACTGATGTTAGCCTCGTGGACATGAGCGCTCGCAGTTCTAGCAATGAAATTGCTAATGAACCACAAAATGAAAGTTCTGCATTGGTTGGAGAAATTGATGCTGAAGGTAATTCCAGCATTTTAGAAGGTAATGAAAATCgttcaataaataaatgtgaacATATCCATATTTGACTTCATCCTTCTTCCAAAGGTCACATCATTGAGCTGCTAAGTCTACTAGTTGATTCTGGCGTGTTGCGCAGCTTTGGTTGGCCGGATTACAGCGCCGATACAATACTTCAATCTGTGCTAGTGAAGTGTGGCAAGGTAAGTTTCTGTCTAAACGGTTAAGTATTAAAACTGATACGCGAATGGCAACTGaatctttttgtttccaaGGAACCCTTGACGCAGCCTGACATTAGCCTTGTTCAGCGTTTACGAGATAATACCAAAagactcttttctttcttggtggACGATCAAATTGCCATGGAAAATCTATTCAGCCGTCGCCCTATTGAGCAGGTACTCCAGCAGGTTATCGAGTTAGCTAAAGATGCTAGAGGCAGCGCTAATAATATTGTTCAACTCCCTCTTTAAGTTTATTGTTTTCCTCTCCATCAATTCTCAGTCAAATTAGTTTCTCTTGTTCAAAGTCAAGACCATGGTTGGTCTCcttgttttgttgttcattattatttttttctttaaatggctcagtaatttttctcttgtcaTAGTCGTACAAAGATGAATTGTTCAGTTTCGTTCTATCAATATCTATCCTATCACCTTCGCAATTAAATACAATTAATTAACAGGTAAAATCACGTGTTTCATCAACACAAGTATAATCATTACATTTTGaacgaataataattttttctcgaATTAACAACATATGGAGTAATGAATCACTTGTCACCGCCGAAAATACTGGAACCCCAGGTAGAACTCATAGCACCgaaaaaggcagcagcacTTGATCGCGCCGTGCTTGCGGCGTTAGCAGCGGTTGTATCAGCCTTGTTTCGATTAGattttttctgaagaaaaatttattttttaggatGCATGTGAAATGCAAATCCCAACAAAATGTTTGAAGTACCTGATTGATTGATGCTGTGTCTACTTTGGCTGAGGACTCTGCTAACTTATTAGTGCTGCTATTGGTATCAATGCTAGATGGCCGTTGGTTAACCAGTGGCAAAGGAAGGAAACGTGGAGTCGAAGAAACTAGGCCTACTACAGAAGGTGTTTCTGGCTTCTTACTTCCAACTGGGTTGGCTAGGCGAGCAGCCCACAGGATGGCGTGTCGATCTGAGGTCAGTAGCGGACCATATACAAACTGCATGCGAAAAGAAACGATGAGAAATATAAACAGTTTTCTATTAATCAGATTACTCATGTCACCTGTAAACGTTGGACAGCTCGTTTCACATGGTTTTGAATGTGTGGATTAAAGACATCGAGATCAAATGGATCCACACGCCCCTCTAGAGATTCACACAAACTTCGAGCTTTCTCCTGCATAGGCTGCATACATAAAAAGTTACGATCCTTATCTAATTCAAATCATGGATGACTTTCTTAAATTCATACCCTATTGTCTCTTGCTAGGAGCAATGCCCCGACGAATCGAACGTCGAATAGCAACTGAAGCGCAACTGCTTGTGATAGTGCTGTCGAATGGCCAGTGATATAATTTTCATAACATTTCAAGACGGAGCTAGCAGTGTCCTCCATAAGAAATAGCTGAGCTTTTCTGTAAAACGTTAAAATAGTCCCATTAGACAACATTCTAAGTGTTGGAGAATTAACACGACTTTACTTCGGAATGGCGTGAGGTCCAATGTGATTGATCTCTTGGCAGACTTTGAAGAGACTCTGTTGAAGCGGGAAACTCGGATTCATTGGGACTCTGATCTGAGACTGTACTGCACTGCCGCTTTCAGCTTCCTCTTGAATGGTGATTTCATCCCataactgaaaataaaatttaaatgcgtTGAAGGTAATATTCCCCTTTTGTCAGGGAAAGAAGTTGAACAAACCGGTGTCGATTTCAAAGTATCCGCAATCGAATTCATCCGTAGCTGAGCCTCCAGGTTTTTCCCCATTGTTGCGAGTAAGTCTGCATTCCAAAGATTAAAAAGATCCAGTGACGAGCAACGTAAAAAATCGACGAGGGAATTCCACGACTTTCCTTCTCCACCCTAAGGTCAACTCTTTGTAAGGTAAGAAACTCTCTATAAAAAAGCCTTTTATACCTGTTGGGTGTCGACGCAGAGTTTTAGCTGGGGACAAAGGTCACTCAGGCCCACAACAACTTTCATAGCAAAAATAATTCGGTTGTCGTCttttatgttgaaaaaggAGATAAATCTGTCATGAAATAAGGTTTTGGTCAAGTAATCAggtagaaagaaaatattgctAAAAGACAATACTTGCGAACGCTCTGTACACAGCGCTTTTCCAGGGCCTCGTTGATTTGTGCATGTTTATCGAACTTATCGAAAGGTATAAATAATTCTCCTTCTTCAGTTTTTCCATCTTGGTAGTATGCTAAGTCTTCTCGCAGAAGTGCTAATTTTTGATCCCACAGACTGCATAATTGCTGGACAGTAGGCATGTAACATCGCGTCTTCATGTACACAcctaaggaaaaaaaaaattcaaaatttggtaAAGATTTTATTGACACTTGGAAATCTTTTACCACTCGAATGTTGCGGGGCCGTAGTCGATTGGGGCAAGTCATTCGGTGATTCGGTCCATAACCAAGTCTTCAAGTCAAATTTAACGTAATTTTGCTCGATTGATTGTTTGACAGTATCCAGAGCATGATCCAGTTTCCCTTGAATAATTGCTCCTACTTTTTCAACGAATGCTGGTTCAAACAGTTCTTCCCAAAGTTTTACATCAGAGCCTATCAATCTTTGCGACAGTTCACTCCACTTGTTGGCAAAGGGttcagccttttttttttaaacgaagaAAAACGTTTACTAGCGGACTTTACTTATTATACTGACAGCTTAATTTCTACAATACCTGGAGTGTAGTGAAAGCTAAATCTCGAAGGCTGGCTAAAGTTTTTATGTTGGAAACACAGCTGAGCATTTGATTTAGCTCTTTAGGAACCAAGTCACGAATAGTTTGAAACCAGTTTTGGAATTCATTACGAATTTGACTGATGGGCAACGGTGTCCAAACTTCTTTCGTTGATGGCCTAGAATTGTTCCAATTGATAAATTTCGCTAGTAAATGCAGCAGAGAAGACTTTAAAATTCCGCAAAATTACCGAAATTCCGTTATGATAGGTGGCAACTGTCGAAGAAATCCGGGAGTAAGCGAAAGCAACTGCACAGTAGGAGGGGCAGGGGATTGGCAGGTGGTTTTGAGTTTTTCGGACAACAAA
Encoded proteins:
- the LOC124199959 gene encoding sorting nexin-4-like, yielding MQSSSSNIVSNNWEEVDSKEIKNLVTETNGKKENILIGKEDVLLHHLDISIVEAEKRINGPLTLKEYYSVYLIETKATDKNWRGGLSPTGSVWRRYSEFELLRFQLENKYPEAIIPPLPEKKASFTRQSQSSDNIDPVFVDRRRVGLENFLLRVAAHPILCHDQVLLKFLQSDREWSDLDVNADGGKYVQQAEFKLKSISTALRLKKPDDHMEEIRHYSSELQSSLGNLLRLRVRLADRLFAIHKLHANYGRVFSEWSALEKTMGDGLQKAGHYMDCYAAAIDAHMEEEDIVADQLKEYLFFGNALQGLSSRHQMAQLEVEKAESHLNLQQYNKSRSLGQDGYLTKLWGKWTGTTETPDDRQAKIETIERNIDEAQVLVQTASTQLSQFSKQAVNEVERFHQHKNANLQESLANYVILQMKLSKMGLQTWKHVKEALEDLP
- the LOC124199961 gene encoding selenoprotein W-like translates to MVKINIEYCGGUGYGPRYGELAGMIRQKVPSAEIEGHIGRRTSFEVTVDDQLIHSKLSTNSFPDFEEVASIVQSVAEGSKPQQVTKTQSAGCNIL
- the LOC124199963 gene encoding uncharacterized protein LOC124199963: MNNDNFNRYIPSLHHGSDLFFPPLMGLEQEEFPFTSYYSSIHNNSMSNNNQNLYRPYDIESSQSSKICEVTNGVGVVHSSAGSLGNRNVLGNSSNAFADFNETTSAWPHFPDLSYSHHSHFDNANYWPQLFQHNSNISEPINVHNLRHPSPPSNDPLLFCLSEDDSSGSMYEIDVERSQSTSPEVIQATPIPPTFTSDLFLSQQNYQQPASVSNDSHQKRQLPIRPIPLQASVVHPTQNYPFICPECGHYCCSSGGLKRHLKFCHVVRAKLKNKNNANHAERTEESESTFRYPYHVDSRPDNNIVRATPQTATDGIQCEPMNLGMNNLFTGGPSLSEENNNIIQSQSISAYPTVSETAMPTLVPIVLPIPDVQDPLELPIMSDFVASGRDRKCSECPVILHSEKALVEHLLSHNIRQPYECETCGSRFSRKFHKTRHMKQRGCDGTPRNQFNCEFCGQHFSRKDNMLEHVKSHMGQKKKRVKLSCPIPKCEKTFSGKPQLQAHLSVHSGLRPYNCSFDDCKKNFPSPAALKRHLHNHNQENPFQCPQCDARFVAIHSLNRHIKIHDDKGSIKTYESQQKPLDDHIKAHLSEESFECEICFRTYKRIWRLKNHYRQKHHGYLYDKPNSIVAESTLPNVEENSLTYPHACDKCPRKFDKKQALQAHYVTHIQETSLMCTKCSRVYIRRDCLSRHLRFKHQLSSEEALETIKNMNPRIFQDEPVASLTDVSLVDMSARSSSNEIANEPQNESSALVGEIDAEGNSSILEGHIIELLSLLVDSGVLRSFGWPDYSADTILQSVLVKCGKEPLTQPDISLVQRLRDNTKRLFSFLVDDQIAMENLFSRRPIEQSYKDELFSFVLSISILSPSQLNTIN
- the LOC124199962 gene encoding conserved oligomeric Golgi complex subunit 1-like, coding for MAQELLSSNIDGLFEKMTLEEIQQVLRKMRLEVEKKREDLRVTVGSRYRDLIEAADTITEMKKTSEEVSEHLHTMEDKLGSLKHRQLLGFQTDLYSTEKQKEILEAKKECRILAAQIRLLMELPEIIWKQIEAGSICPAAQIQQLGYHLHTGLSVESGVCGSAANVQKWFPVINQQKVSLASFNEIIIKESTNHLTEIQLTLEMAVDSCCALILFRGSSSNQMLSDFLKFRSEAVSRIVSQSGIKQQLQSFLQFIISSFATLHALFVEGFPESSLPQGLLSEKLKTTCQSPAPPTVQLLSLTPGFLRQLPPIITEFRPSTKEVWTPLPISQIRNEFQNWFQTIRDLVPKELNQMLSCVSNIKTLASLRDLAFTTLQAEPFANKWSELSQRLIGSDVKLWEELFEPAFVEKVGAIIQGKLDHALDTVKQSIEQNYVKFDLKTWLWTESPNDLPQSTTAPQHSSGVYMKTRCYMPTVQQLCSLWDQKLALLREDLAYYQDGKTEEGELFIPFDKFDKHAQINEALEKRCVQSVRKFISFFNIKDDNRIIFAMKVVVGLSDLCPQLKLCVDTQQGGEGKSWNSLVDFLRCSSLDLFNLWNADLLATMGKNLEAQLRMNSIADTLKSTPLWDEITIQEEAESGSAVQSQIRVPMNPSFPLQQSLFKVCQEINHIGPHAIPKKAQLFLMEDTASSVLKCYENYITGHSTALSQAVALQLLFDVRFVGALLLARDNRPMQEKARSLCESLEGRVDPFDLDVFNPHIQNHVKRAVQRLQFVYGPLLTSDRHAILWAARLANPVGSKKPETPSVVGLVSSTPRFLPLPLVNQRPSSIDTNSSTNKLAESSAKVDTASINQKKSNRNKADTTAANAASTARSSAAAFFGAMSSTWGSSIFGGDK